A single window of Cydia strobilella chromosome 18, ilCydStro3.1, whole genome shotgun sequence DNA harbors:
- the LOC134749321 gene encoding uncharacterized protein LOC134749321 isoform X10: MTIVRKPRRSNPSDFKTFLKNRADRLEATSPAVPSDAPSTSKKAMVTTSEPIKGSSQPISWRRCDDSSPGEVNRRSWTSGGAGHVTTSERCRNARSGGARAAQASQSTPSSWYETSVCRPAGGGWARSSRRSRAGMASPGWPSSEPPEGTSNARSITFVHYLLRVKSYK, from the exons ATGACCATAGTCCGCAAGCCCCGCCGCAGCAACCCCTCG GATTTCAAAACCTTCCTAAAGAACCGAGCTGACCGGCTGGAAGCGACCAGCCCAGCAGTACCATCGGACGCACCCAGCACTTCCAAGAAGGCCATGGTAACCACGTCCGAACCTATCAAG GGCTCGAGTCAGCCAATTTCCTGGCGGCGCTGCGACGATTCATCGCCAGGAGAGGTAAACCGAAGGAGTTG GACTTCTGGCGGCGCTGGTCACGTGACTACATCGGAACGCTGCAGGAACGCACGAAGTGGAGGAGCGCGCGCGGCCCAAGCCTCGCAGTCGACACCGTCGTCCTGGTACGAGACGAGCGTCTGCCGCCCTGCCGGTGGAGGCTGGGCAAGATCGTCGCGACGCAGCCGGGCCGGGATGGCGTCACCAGGGTGGCCGTCATCCGAACCGCCAGAGGGGACATCCAACGCGCGTTCAATAACATTTGTCCATTACCTACTTCGGGTGAAGtcatataagtag
- the LOC134749321 gene encoding uncharacterized protein LOC134749321 isoform X5, whose amino-acid sequence MLAWQMLCERYNNPKRLVTNHMRALFDVEPVPSTPSGLRGLCDNISKHLRSLRSLNVPTENWDLAIIHMLVKKLDSRLQSKWENSVDLRKLPSLQDFKTFLKNRADRLEATSPAVPSDAPSTSKKAMVTTSEPIKVTSKQFKCNQCPYCSSTHYINQCPKFSALNVIARIRAVNKLRLCFNCLSGTHVLTNCRASTCRVCKGKHHTLLHKPNTNTHVGSNPVPTRLPISTLIDEQPSSSQIETTLSNNTLIEKQINNARNRSVFLTTAQVLVRDKHNNVHKMKAFLDNGSQENFITENAAKKLQLNKEQLALNVIGFNEKVSSLLESCDVTLHSLDGTFTTNLSCFITPIICTTNILIPNVQRWHIPSRYKLADDEFNLAQDVDLLIGGEIFFDLLLTGKYKLGPGLPVLRRSRLGWIVTGSVQKKTESAIQCKVTVETQLKKFWEIEEGSAPNLPYDEKQCEDIFLKTHTHNSEGNFEIELPLKQPPTKLGQSRHIAYRRFKTLESKFERNPEFKDKYVNFMREFEQAGHMIQLQDNYDGPCNFLPHQAVFRDSPSTPIRIVFDCSCRTDNGISLNDIQYKGSIIQDELINILLRFRKYQYVINADIQKMYRCIYVKPNQQYLQCIFWRENTHQRLQIYMLTTLSFGLKSAPHIATRCLLQLSNENQHTFPAAAEAIANQFYMDDFIAGGDDENQVAETASQVNEILRGANFTLRKWKSNSEVIIKRGSSQPISWRRCDDSSPGEVNRRSWTSGGAGHVTTSERCRNARSGGARAAQASQSTPSSWYETSVCRPAGGGWARSSRRSRAGMASPGWPSSEPPEGTSNARSITFVHYLLRVKSYK is encoded by the exons ATGCTCGCGTGGCAGATGCTTTGTGAACGTTATAATAATCCTAAACGTTTAGTCACCAACCACATGCGAGCCTTGTTCGACGTGGAACCGGTACCGTCAACTCCTTCGGGTCTAAGAGGTCTGTGCGATAATATTTCCAAACATTTGAGATCTTTGCGctcattaaatgtacctaccgaAAATTGGGATCTCGCAATTATTCACATGTTAGTTAAAAAGTTAGACAGTCGATTGCAATCAAAGTGGGAAAACAGTGTTGATTTGAGAAAATTGCCTTCGTTGCAGGATTTCAAAACCTTCCTAAAGAACCGAGCTGACCGGCTGGAAGCGACCAGCCCAGCAGTACCATCGGACGCACCCAGCACTTCCAAGAAGGCCATGGTAACCACGTCCGAACCTATCAAGGTAACCTCCAAACAGTTTAAATGTAACCAGTGTCCGTATTGTTCGAGTACGCATTATATTAATCAGTGTCCAAAGTTTAGTGCATTAAACGTTATCGCGCGCATCCGAGCCGTGAATAAATTACGATTATGCTTTAATTGTTTGTCCGGAACGCATGTCTTAACAAACTGCAGGGCCAGTACATGTCGAGTATGTAAGGGCAAGCATCATACGTTACTACACAAACCAAATACCAACACTCATGTAGGTAGTAACCCCGTACCAACGCGATTACCAATATCAACGTTAATCGACGAACAACCGAGTTCTAGTCAAATCGAGACTACCTTGTCGAATAACACTTTaatcgaaaaacaaataaacaatgcgCGAAATAGGTCAGTTTTCCTTACAACAGCCCAAGTGCTCGTTAGGGATAAGCATAACAATGTGCATAAAATGAAGGCATTTTTAGACAATGGCTCgcaagaaaatttcattaccgaaaacgcggccaaaaagttacaattaaaCAAGGAACAACTTGCCTTAAATGTCATAGGTTTCAATGAAAAAGTGTCTAGCCTTTTAGAATCGTGTGACGTAACATTGCATTCCTTAGACGGAACCTTTACAACGAATTTGTCCTGTTTTATTACGCCTATAATTTGtactaccaacattttaataccaAACGTGCAACGTTGGCACATTCCGTCGCGTTATAAATTAGCTGATGACGAGTTTAACTTAGCTCAAGATGTAGATTTGCTTATCGGTGGGGAGATATTCTTTGATTTACTTCTTACCGGTAAATACAAGCTCGGGCCCGGATTACCGGTTCTGAGACGCTCGCGATTAGGATGGATAGtcacgggttccgtacaaaaaaaaaccgagtctgccattcaatgtaaagttacagtagaaactcaattaaaaaagttttgggaAATAGAGGAGGGTTCCGCACCAAATTTACCCTATGATGAAAAACAATGTGAGGATATATTTCTGAAAACTCACACTCACAACTCTGAGGGTAATTTCGAAATAGAACTTCCATTAAAGCAGCCACCTACCAAGTTAGGTCAATCTAGGCACATAGCATATCGGAGGTTCAAAACATTAGAATCCAAGTTCGAGCGGAACCCcgaatttaaagataaatatgtgAATTTCATGCGCGAGTTCGAACAAGCTGGCCATATGATTCAATTACAAGATAATTATGATGGCCCATGTAATTTTCTACCCCACCAAGCTGTTTTTCGCGACTCCCCCTCAACCCCTATTCGAATTGTTTTCGACTGCTCATGCAGAACTGATAACGGCATTTCTTTGAATGATATCCAATACAAAGGCTCAATAATACAGGACGAACTCATAAATATACTTCTACGATTCCGAAAATACCAATATGTTATTAACGCtgacatacaaaaaatgtacagatgtatttatgttaaaccAAATCAACAATACCTACAATGCATATTTTGGCGGGAAAATACTCACCAACGACTCCAAATTTATATGCTGACCACATTAAGTTTCGGCTTAAAGTCAGCACCACATATTGCAACCAGatgtttgttacaattgtcaaACGAAAACCAACACACATTTCCAGCAGCTGCAGAGGCCATAGCGAACCAGTTCTACATGGACGATTTTATCGCCGGCGGCGACGACGAGAATCAGGTAGCTGAAACTGCATCACAGGTGAACGAGATCCTGCGGGGAGCCAACTTCACGCTGCGGAAATGGAAGTCCAATTCCGAAGTCATCATAAAACGG GGCTCGAGTCAGCCAATTTCCTGGCGGCGCTGCGACGATTCATCGCCAGGAGAGGTAAACCGAAGGAGTTG GACTTCTGGCGGCGCTGGTCACGTGACTACATCGGAACGCTGCAGGAACGCACGAAGTGGAGGAGCGCGCGCGGCCCAAGCCTCGCAGTCGACACCGTCGTCCTGGTACGAGACGAGCGTCTGCCGCCCTGCCGGTGGAGGCTGGGCAAGATCGTCGCGACGCAGCCGGGCCGGGATGGCGTCACCAGGGTGGCCGTCATCCGAACCGCCAGAGGGGACATCCAACGCGCGTTCAATAACATTTGTCCATTACCTACTTCGGGTGAAGtcatataagtag
- the LOC134749321 gene encoding uncharacterized protein LOC134749321 isoform X8, translating to MLAWQMLCERYNNPKRLVTNHMRALFDVEPVPSTPSGLRGLCDNISKHLRSLRSLNVPTENWDLAIIHMLVKKLDSRLQSKWENSVDLRKLPSLQDFKTFLKNRADRLEATSPAVPSDAPSTSKKAMVTTSEPIKGSSQPISWRRCDDSSPGEVNRRSWTSGGAGHVTTSERCRNARSGGARAAQASQSTPSSWYETSVCRPAGGGWARSSRRSRAGMASPGWPSSEPPEGTSNARSITFVHYLLRVKSYK from the exons ATGCTCGCGTGGCAGATGCTTTGTGAACGTTATAATAATCCTAAACGTTTAGTCACCAACCACATGCGAGCCTTGTTCGACGTGGAACCGGTACCGTCAACTCCTTCGGGTCTAAGAGGTCTGTGCGATAATATTTCCAAACATTTGAGATCTTTGCGctcattaaatgtacctaccgaAAATTGGGATCTCGCAATTATTCACATGTTAGTTAAAAAGTTAGACAGTCGATTGCAATCAAAGTGGGAAAACAGTGTTGATTTGAGAAAATTGCCTTCGTTGCAGGATTTCAAAACCTTCCTAAAGAACCGAGCTGACCGGCTGGAAGCGACCAGCCCAGCAGTACCATCGGACGCACCCAGCACTTCCAAGAAGGCCATGGTAACCACGTCCGAACCTATCAAG GGCTCGAGTCAGCCAATTTCCTGGCGGCGCTGCGACGATTCATCGCCAGGAGAGGTAAACCGAAGGAGTTG GACTTCTGGCGGCGCTGGTCACGTGACTACATCGGAACGCTGCAGGAACGCACGAAGTGGAGGAGCGCGCGCGGCCCAAGCCTCGCAGTCGACACCGTCGTCCTGGTACGAGACGAGCGTCTGCCGCCCTGCCGGTGGAGGCTGGGCAAGATCGTCGCGACGCAGCCGGGCCGGGATGGCGTCACCAGGGTGGCCGTCATCCGAACCGCCAGAGGGGACATCCAACGCGCGTTCAATAACATTTGTCCATTACCTACTTCGGGTGAAGtcatataagtag
- the LOC134749321 gene encoding uncharacterized protein LOC134749321 isoform X9 has protein sequence MLAWQMLCERYNNPKRLVTNHMRALFDVEPVPSTPSGLRGLCDNISKHLRSLRSLNVPTENWDLAIIHMLVKKLDSRLQSKWENSVDLRKLPSLQDFKTFLKNRADRLEATSPAVPSDAPSTSKKAMGSSQPISWRRCDDSSPGEVNRRSWTSGGAGHVTTSERCRNARSGGARAAQASQSTPSSWYETSVCRPAGGGWARSSRRSRAGMASPGWPSSEPPEGTSNARSITFVHYLLRVKSYK, from the exons ATGCTCGCGTGGCAGATGCTTTGTGAACGTTATAATAATCCTAAACGTTTAGTCACCAACCACATGCGAGCCTTGTTCGACGTGGAACCGGTACCGTCAACTCCTTCGGGTCTAAGAGGTCTGTGCGATAATATTTCCAAACATTTGAGATCTTTGCGctcattaaatgtacctaccgaAAATTGGGATCTCGCAATTATTCACATGTTAGTTAAAAAGTTAGACAGTCGATTGCAATCAAAGTGGGAAAACAGTGTTGATTTGAGAAAATTGCCTTCGTTGCAGGATTTCAAAACCTTCCTAAAGAACCGAGCTGACCGGCTGGAAGCGACCAGCCCAGCAGTACCATCGGACGCACCCAGCACTTCCAAGAAGGCCATG GGCTCGAGTCAGCCAATTTCCTGGCGGCGCTGCGACGATTCATCGCCAGGAGAGGTAAACCGAAGGAGTTG GACTTCTGGCGGCGCTGGTCACGTGACTACATCGGAACGCTGCAGGAACGCACGAAGTGGAGGAGCGCGCGCGGCCCAAGCCTCGCAGTCGACACCGTCGTCCTGGTACGAGACGAGCGTCTGCCGCCCTGCCGGTGGAGGCTGGGCAAGATCGTCGCGACGCAGCCGGGCCGGGATGGCGTCACCAGGGTGGCCGTCATCCGAACCGCCAGAGGGGACATCCAACGCGCGTTCAATAACATTTGTCCATTACCTACTTCGGGTGAAGtcatataagtag
- the LOC134749321 gene encoding uncharacterized protein LOC134749321 isoform X4 yields the protein MDDFIAGGDDENQVAETASQVNEILRGANFTLRKWKSNSEVIIKRVSETHTHQNTHTTEFGDKTHKVLGLAWSSDSDELMYTIKENQISHPITKRKVLGVISSIFDPLGLTGPVIVVAKIFIQKLFKAQLDWDTELTQDLIQEWNTFYRDLFLLNQLKISRCTVIPNYVTIQIHGFCDSSIKAYGAAIYIRSSDRVGNVQVHLLYSKSKISPIQPQTIPNLELCSSLLLATHVDKIKRALKCDVSGINLWSDSKITLCWIKNSNPKLTCFVSNRVTKVLSLTNKHEWSWVRSEDNPADLLSRGVAPGKLETNQLWWSGPAWLTQSPDTWPTHDSESLNHAPEAESDVNITLTLAISTESNDTIQYLFHRWSSDKTLIHVLAYILRFIYNTKNKTRTINPNNKLSGPLSVEELKKSDHALIRHAQMESFPHEYKLLQNNKPVLNKSKILSLHPFMKDGLVRVGGRIGLSHYAYEKKHPLILSHEHALTKLLMANAHIRTLHAGPQLLLSTIRERIWPTKGRMLASKIVNKCVPCFRANPKTTNPIMGNLPPSRVNPSPPFAITGIDYGGPYNIRDRTGRGYKVSKCYIAVFICFATKAIHLELITGLESANFLAALRRFIARRGKPKELVSDNSTTFHGASNELKDLQKYLQDSSSELVSHCADEGIKWSFIPVYTPHMGSLWESSIKLTKYHLKRVLGLSLLTYEQFVSILYQVESMVNSRPLCPLPSSNPDYPVLTPAHFLIGKAPNSLPDEDYNHVPKNRLTHYQLLQQITQDFWRRWSRDYIGTLQERTKWRSARGPSLAVDTVVLVRDERLPPCRWRLGKIVATQPGRDGVTRVAVIRTARGDIQRAFNNICPLPTSGEVI from the coding sequence ATGGACGATTTTATCGCCGGCGGCGACGACGAGAATCAGGTAGCTGAAACTGCATCACAGGTGAACGAGATCCTGCGGGGAGCCAACTTCACGCTGCGGAAATGGAAGTCCAATTCCGAAGTCATCATAAAACGGGTGagcgaaacacacacacaccaaaacacacacacaaccgaATTTGGAGATAAAACACATAAGGTCCTGGGTTTAGCGTGGTCTAGTGACTCAGATGAGCTTATGTATACCATTAAAgaaaaccaaatttcacacccaaTCACCAAAAGAAAGGTACTAGGGGTAATTTCGTCCATTTTCGACCCCCTAGGCTTGACGGGACCAGTAATTGTagtagccaaaatatttattcaaaaattatttaaggctCAATTAGATTGGGATACCGAATTAACACAAGACTTGATCCAAGAATGGAACACATTCTATCgagacttgtttttattaaaccaaTTGAAAATTTCGAGATGTACAGTCATACCCAATTATGTAACGATACAAATTCATGGGTTCTGTGACAGTAGTATTAAAGCCTATGGCGCTGCCATCTATATACGATCAAGCGATAGAGTAGGAAACGTACAAGTTCACCTACTttactcaaaatcaaaaataagtccaatacaaccccaaactattccaaatttggaactttgttccagtttactgctcgcgacacatgtcgacaaaataaaacgagcattaaaatgtgacgtttccggAATCAACCTGTGGTCagattcaaaaataacattatgttggataaaaaatagtaaccctaaattaacttgttttgttaGTAACAGAGTCACAAAAGTATTATCACTTACAAACAAGCACGAGTGGTCATGGGTCCGCTCGGAGGATAACCCCGCCGACCTTTTGTCCCGAGGGGTAGCACCAGGCAAGCTGGAAACCAACCAGTTATGGTGGTCTGGGCCGGCGTGGTTGACCCAAAGTCCGGACACATGGCCGACCCACGATTCTGAGTCACTAAATCATGCACCCGAGGCCGAGAGCGACGTAAACATAACTCTCACCTTGGCTATTAGCACAGAATCTAACGACACGATACAATATCTTTTCCACAGGTGGTCAAGCGATAAAACACTTATtcatgtattagcatacatacttcgatttatatataatacaaaaaataaaactcgaacaattaatccaaataataaattatcaggaCCATTGTCCgtagaagaattaaaaaaatcggatcacgcattaattagacatgcacaaatggaatcattcccacacgaatataaattattgcaaaacaataaaccggttcttaacaaatcaaaaatattatctttacacCCATTCATGAAGGACGGACTCGTTCGCGTAGGCGGACGAATCGGTCTTTCGCATTatgcatatgaaaaaaaacatcctTTAATATTAAGTCACGAGCACGCGCTTACCAAACTACTGATGGCAAACGCACATATACGTACTCTGCACGCTGGCCCTCAGTTATTACTTTCAACTATTCGCGAGCGCATCTGGCCAACAAAAGGTAGGATGTTAGCctcgaaaattgtaaataaatgcgtTCCGTGTTTTAGAGCAAATCCAAAGACTACTAACCCTATAATGGGAAACTTACCCCCCTCAAGGGTAAATCCTTCCCCCCCCTTTGCTATCACGGGTATCGATTATGGAGGAccttataacattagagataggACAGGGCGTGGTTACAAGGTCTCTAAGTGCTATATAgcagtgtttatttgttttgcaacAAAGGCAATTCATCTCGAATTAATTACAGGGCTCGAGTCAGCCAATTTCCTGGCGGCGCTGCGACGATTCATCGCCAGGAGAGGTAAACCGAAGGAGTTGGTGAGTGACAATTCAACAACCTTTCATGGGGCTAGTAACGAGctaaaagatttacaaaaatacctacaggacAGCTCGAGCGAGCTAGTATCTCATTGCGCAGACGAGGGCATAAAATGGAGTTTTATTCCTGTCTATACACCTCATATGGGGTCCCTATgggaatctagtataaaacttaccaaatatcatttaaaaagagtGTTAGGGTTATCTTTGTTAACTTACGAACAATTTGTATCAATCCTATATCAGGTAGAATCTATGGTAAATTCTAGGCCACTATGTCCCTTACCTAGTTCAAATCCTGACTATCCTGTCCTTACGCCAGCTCACTTTTTAATTGGAAAAGCACCAAATTCACTTCCGGACGAAGATTATAACCATGTACCAAAGAACCGATTAACTCACTATCAACTTTTGCAACAAATCACGCAGGACTTCTGGCGGCGCTGGTCACGTGACTACATCGGAACGCTGCAGGAACGCACGAAGTGGAGGAGCGCGCGCGGCCCAAGCCTCGCAGTCGACACCGTCGTCCTGGTACGAGACGAGCGTCTGCCGCCCTGCCGGTGGAGGCTGGGCAAGATCGTCGCGACGCAGCCGGGCCGGGATGGCGTCACCAGGGTGGCCGTCATCCGAACCGCCAGAGGGGACATCCAACGCGCGTTCAATAACATTTGTCCATTACCTACTTCGGGTGAAGtcatataa